From a single Deltaproteobacteria bacterium genomic region:
- the ispD gene encoding 2-C-methyl-D-erythritol 4-phosphate cytidylyltransferase yields MKTIAIITAAGKGKRMGSGIKKPYIILGGKPLLAHAVLPFEQSNTINSIIILTAKGDEDFCSKKIVKRFGFKKVIKIINGGKERQDSVMSGIMAAGNGWDMVVVHDGVRPFVTKEIIEKIVKSADRYGAAILAAPVKDTIKQTSSGFVKKTIKRDELWAVQTPQAFRFDMLKRAHEFAKKQGFIGTDDSILVERLGCKVAITNGSYDNIKITTPEDLMLGEAILKSKKKQVKV; encoded by the coding sequence GTGAAAACAATTGCTATTATCACAGCAGCCGGCAAAGGTAAAAGAATGGGTTCAGGAATAAAAAAGCCCTATATAATCCTTGGCGGCAAACCCCTTTTGGCGCATGCTGTTTTACCATTTGAGCAGAGCAATACCATAAACTCAATCATTATATTAACAGCCAAAGGCGATGAAGATTTTTGTTCAAAAAAAATAGTAAAAAGATTTGGATTTAAAAAGGTGATAAAGATTATAAATGGGGGAAAAGAAAGGCAGGATTCTGTAATGTCAGGCATTATGGCAGCGGGTAATGGCTGGGACATGGTTGTAGTGCATGATGGTGTCCGGCCGTTTGTTACAAAAGAGATAATAGAAAAGATAGTAAAATCAGCCGATAGATACGGGGCAGCGATTTTAGCGGCGCCTGTAAAAGACACTATAAAGCAGACGTCTTCAGGATTTGTGAAAAAAACCATTAAAAGAGATGAATTATGGGCTGTCCAGACCCCGCAGGCATTCAGATTTGATATGCTTAAAAGGGCGCATGAGTTTGCCAAAAAGCAGGGTTTTATCGGGACAGATGACAGTATTTTAGTTGAAAGGCTTGGCTGTAAAGTGGCAATAACAAACGGTTCATATGACAATATAAAGATAACAACACCG
- a CDS encoding tetratricopeptide repeat protein: protein MCNSKRWGVSLFFLSITLISCTAAKERILQKETPATAPKTSSPETGNSYYHFSLAQLLANKGDTDGAIEEYKKAIKLDPKEPALYIDIATLYIKKGDNNTALLNLENAVKIAKDYAPAHLLLGNIYTALKRDDEAVFAYKTAISLEPENPKAYMYLGMLYAEHKNYDLAIEIFKKLIGINHESIMGYYYLARVEAERGRYTEAEDYYLKALDINPSIDMILVELGMVYEFEKKLDKAIESYQKALKFQPRNTNLRNRVGQLLIQQNKLDEAITEFKQMETSGNARLDIMAKIGLIYFEQKKYDEAIIQFSLALTIDQKAHKVRYYLATTYEEKGELDKAQEEFKKIPSDSEIFVDAKIHLAFMYQRQGRIDDAVKAIKEAIAATKGTDIELYKLLASVYKEASRLDDAVKIIQQALLLEPQNAELHFTVGALYDDAGQKEKSMEEMRLAIKLNPDHANALNYLGYTYAELGINLEEALSLIKKALTIKPESGHIIDSLGWVYYKMGEIALAVQELERAIKYMPDDQVVLEHLGDAYLKNGLKDKAALIYEKALKVDPKNTKLKEKLERLKKTTD, encoded by the coding sequence ATGTGTAATTCTAAAAGGTGGGGTGTCTCTTTATTTTTTTTATCAATAACCCTCATTTCCTGTACAGCAGCTAAAGAAAGGATTCTGCAGAAGGAGACGCCGGCAACCGCCCCAAAAACCTCTTCCCCAGAGACAGGAAACAGCTACTATCACTTTTCCCTTGCCCAATTGCTTGCGAATAAGGGAGATACAGATGGCGCTATAGAAGAATACAAAAAGGCTATTAAATTAGACCCAAAGGAGCCGGCGCTTTACATAGATATAGCCACCCTGTATATAAAAAAAGGCGATAATAACACGGCGCTTCTAAACCTTGAAAATGCTGTGAAGATTGCAAAGGATTATGCGCCCGCACATCTGCTTCTTGGGAATATTTATACTGCCCTTAAACGGGATGATGAGGCTGTTTTTGCCTATAAAACAGCCATCTCTCTTGAGCCGGAAAATCCAAAGGCATATATGTATCTTGGTATGTTATATGCGGAACACAAGAATTATGACCTTGCCATAGAAATATTTAAAAAACTTATCGGAATAAACCACGAATCAATTATGGGCTATTACTATCTGGCCAGGGTCGAGGCTGAAAGAGGCCGTTATACAGAGGCAGAGGATTATTACCTCAAGGCATTGGATATAAATCCTTCAATAGACATGATTCTTGTAGAACTTGGAATGGTGTATGAATTTGAGAAAAAGCTTGATAAGGCCATAGAGTCCTATCAAAAGGCGCTTAAGTTTCAACCCCGCAACACAAACTTAAGGAACAGGGTTGGTCAGCTTCTAATTCAACAGAACAAGCTTGATGAGGCCATTACAGAATTCAAGCAGATGGAAACATCCGGCAATGCAAGGCTTGACATTATGGCCAAGATAGGGCTGATATATTTTGAGCAAAAAAAGTATGATGAGGCCATTATACAATTCAGCCTGGCCCTGACAATTGATCAAAAGGCTCATAAGGTCAGGTATTATCTGGCTACCACATATGAAGAAAAGGGGGAGTTGGATAAGGCTCAGGAGGAATTTAAAAAGATCCCATCTGACAGCGAGATATTTGTGGATGCAAAGATACATCTTGCCTTTATGTATCAGAGGCAGGGACGTATTGACGATGCTGTAAAGGCCATAAAGGAGGCAATAGCAGCTACAAAGGGCACGGATATCGAGCTTTACAAGCTGCTTGCCTCTGTTTATAAGGAGGCCAGCCGTCTTGATGATGCTGTAAAGATAATACAGCAGGCGCTTCTTCTTGAACCTCAAAATGCAGAGCTGCATTTTACGGTTGGGGCGCTGTATGACGACGCAGGCCAGAAGGAAAAATCAATGGAGGAGATGAGGCTTGCAATAAAATTAAATCCAGACCATGCCAATGCGCTGAACTATCTTGGCTATACATATGCTGAATTAGGGATAAACCTGGAAGAGGCGTTGTCCCTGATTAAAAAGGCGCTTACTATAAAGCCTGAAAGCGGCCATATTATAGACAGCCTTGGCTGGGTTTATTATAAGATGGGCGAGATAGCCTTGGCTGTGCAGGAACTTGAACGCGCTATTAAGTATATGCCTGATGATCAGGTGGTGCTTGAGCATCTCGGCGATGCCTATCTGAAAAATGGGCTAAAGGATAAGGCCGCTCTAATCTATGAGAAGGCATTGAAGGTTGACCCCAAAAATACCAAACTCAAGGAAAAATTAGAGAGGCTTAAAAAAACTACGGATTAG
- a CDS encoding CarD family transcriptional regulator yields the protein MFKIGDTAVYPGHGVGNIESIEAREISGGAIQRFYILRVLGSGATIMVPVNNEKTVGLRRVVNKDTVLKVYAVLKERSDMPADKQTWNRRYREYMEKVKTGCVMEVAKVFRDLYLLKTDKELSFGERRMLDTTKNLLVKELSIARRWTEERIEAELHKIMNV from the coding sequence ATGTTTAAGATTGGAGACACAGCAGTATATCCCGGTCACGGGGTAGGGAATATTGAATCCATTGAAGCCAGGGAAATATCAGGCGGCGCAATCCAGAGATTTTATATCCTAAGGGTACTGGGGAGCGGCGCTACAATTATGGTGCCAGTGAATAATGAAAAGACGGTTGGCCTTAGAAGGGTAGTAAATAAGGATACTGTGTTAAAGGTATATGCGGTTCTAAAAGAGCGCAGTGATATGCCCGCAGATAAACAGACATGGAACAGGAGATACCGCGAATATATGGAAAAGGTTAAGACAGGTTGTGTTATGGAAGTGGCAAAGGTTTTTAGAGATCTTTATCTTCTGAAAACAGACAAGGAGCTTTCCTTTGGCGAACGACGTATGCTGGACACTACCAAAAACCTTCTTGTAAAAGAACTTTCAATAGCCAGAAGGTGGACAGAAGAAAGAATAGAGGCTGAGCTACATAAAATTATGAATGTATGA